TCGAGAGTATGACCACAGTGGTATACGATGAGCAATACTTGGTGATTTTGCCTACACTCGGCATACCGGGGTTGAAGGAGCATTATACGAACTGTCCTCCAGTATCCTTCAGCAGCTTCAGTTCCGAGCATCAGCTAATGAACAAACAGGAGATTCGTGACATTCTGAAACGTGGAGGATTTCTGTCATGAAGTTGATGATACTTGGGGGAAACGGAATGGCCGGCCATATTTTGGTCGACTATTTCCGCCGTCAAGGCGTTCACAGCGTCTTCTATACTACCCGGGATGTGTCTGATCCTAACGGTCTATTGCTGGATGTAAATGATTGCTTTATGGTCGACCGTCTGGTGGAGGCGGTGCACCCGGATGTCATCGTTAACGCGGTGGGTGTTTTGAACAGCTTTGCAGATGAAGACAAAATTACCGCTTATCATATTAATGGATTTCTGCCGCATCGTTTGCGGCGGGTCGCTGACACGATCGGTGCACGTTTGATTCACATCAGTACAGATTGTGTGTTTAGTGGGGACCGGGGGGCGTACCGGGAGGATGATGTTACCGATGGAACATCGGCCTATGCAATCACGAAAGCACTCGGTGAAGTCCATGATGCCGGGCATCTGACGATCCGTACGTCCATTATAGGACCCGAAATTCGGAAAGGCGGCATTGGTCTGATGCATTGGTTCATGTCCTGCACAGGTGAGGTTGGCGGGTATACACGCGTCTTCTGGAATGGAGTAACTACCCTTGAACTGGCCAAATGGGTAGATCATTATCTGGCATCGCCAGTCAGTGGTCTAATCCATCTGGCTCATCCGGTGCCTGTAAGCAAGCATGATCTGCTTGTGCTGTTCAAACAGACATGGAATAAACAGGATGTTGTTGTTGTACCTGATGATAGCGTTGTGCAGGATCGCACGTTAGTTTCCACACGTGAGGATGTGAAGACAGACCTTCCGGATTATTCTACGATGCTGAAGGAGCTGGCATTATGGATGGAGCAGAGCTAACAGGCAAAAAAGTACTGATCACAGGTGCTTCTGGCTTCACTGGACGGCATGCGGTTGCTTATTTCAAGACAGTCGGTGCGGCGGTTGCAGCAGTGGTCAGGCGGGCAGGTATACATTCGTTTGGCGATGGCGTGGCTGTACATGTCTGTGATCTTAATGATAAACAGCAAGTCCGTCATCTGATTGAAGAGGTGAAACCGGATTATGTGCTGCATCTTGCAGGCAAAAATTCCGTGCCTGATTCGTGGTCCGATCCGCTGCTGGTGCTTGAAACCAATGTGATGGCTGTTCTGTATTTGCTGGATGCATTAAGAAGCTGTCCGGCGGCACGGACCGTTATTGTGGGTTCCCGATTAAAGTATACTCCCGAACCCGGTCGGCCACCGCAGCCTCCGCACCCCTATAGTCTCAGCAAAGCATTAGAGGAAATGGTATCTCTATCGTGGATGTCTCTGTTTGGACAGCAGATTATGCTGGCCGAGCCGGGAAATCTGATCGGGGCTGGCCCTTCAACGGGCATATGTTCGCTGCTGGCACGTCATATTGTTGCTTGTGAACATCAGGGGAAGACGGAGGCCTTTCGTCTATCCGGCCGGGATAATACCCGTGATTTTCTAGATGTGCGGGACGCAGTCCGGGCCTATGCAACCTTGCTTGTTCAAGGCACAACGGGAAACGTATATCCGGTTGTATCGGGCACGGAGCGCAGTCTCGGAGAAATTGCGGATACGCTGCTAACCATGACCGAAGCGGAGGTGCCGGTACGCTGGGACGGAGCTTCTTCCGGTCCGGACGGGGCTAGAAATCAGGAGGAGTTATCGGCACTGCGCAAGTTGGGCTGGCAGCCGCTGATTCCATTTACCCAATCTCTTCGAGATATTCTGAGCGATGTTCGTACTCAGCAGGGGAGGGCGACTACATGAATCCGAGCGTGTCCATTGTCATTCCGTTTTACAATGATCCCTATGTACCTCAAGCGATCCAGAGTGCACTGAACCAGACATATACCGATGTGGAGATCATTATCGTCAATGATGGATCTACCCGGTATGAAGAGCTGCTTAAGCCTTATCGTCCCTACATTTATGTTCTTGGCAAAAGTAATGGCGGCACAGCTTCGGCTCTGAATCATGGCATCCGTCATGCCTCCGGGGACTACATCGCCTGGCTGAGTTCAGATGACCTCTTATATCCGGATAAGATTCGTCATCAGGTTGAATTTATGCAACGGGAGAATGTGCTTATCTCACATACCAACTTTAATTACATTAATGAGCACTCAGCGGTGACCAAGTTAAACGGGGGAGCAGAACCGATGGCCGAACCGGATTGGCTGCGCCTCTTCGTATACGGCAATCCGGTGAACGGCTGTACTGTGATGATTCGCAAGGATCTCTTTAGTGGAGTGGGCTTGTTTAATGAACTGTTGCCTTATACGCATGATTTGGATCTATGGATGCGTATTCTGCTGAACGGTCACCGTTTTCCATATCTGAACGAATCGCTTACGGCATATCGACGGCATGGGGGAATGGGCACGTTACGCCATTCGGATGCCATCGGCCGGGAGGCCTCCATGGTATGGTCCAGATATCGGGAGCCCTTGTTGCAGCGGATCGCTGCCATGGGAGGGTAAAGAACTTTGGTGGGGGTTATGGAGGCCGCGAGCTGGCCGAATAACGCCCTCTTTATTTATAAGCATTTCGATCTAGATCTTACTGATTGAAAGCCGCTTTTTGGATTGATGCAAAATACTCCATGTGCGTAATTTATACGTCGCTATGCAGCAGATGCCTGATACCTCAAGAAGCAATCCTCATATAATAGGGAGAATGGTATTATTCACGCGGAGAAAGGGGAGGACCGGATGGAGCCGAAAGTATCAATTGTCATTCCTTTTTATAATTGCGCGTACATTGATCAGGCTGTGCACAGCGCCATTCACCAGACGTATCCGCATATTGAGGTCATTGTGGTGGATGATGGCTCTAAGAAGCATGTGGAGCGGCTTCAACCATTCATGGATCGCATTCGCTATATTCGAAAAAAGAATGGTGGAACGGCAACCGCGTTAAACGAGGGAATCAAGCGAGCGACAGGTGATTACTTTGTCTGGCTCAGCTCCGATGATGTGATGTTGCTGGACCGGGTAGAGAAACAACTGAAGTTCATGCTTGACGTTAAGGCTTCGTTCTGTCACGGGGCTTATCATTATGTAGATGCGAACAGCGAATGGATGGACACGGTGAGACCAGAAGTAGGGAGTCGTCTGGAGATGCTTCAGGTGCTGACCGAAGGCTGCCCAATAAATGGTTGCACCGTGATGCTTGAGATGGATGCATTTCGAAAGTTCGGCATGTTTGACACCGAATTTCGCTACACGCATGACTATGAGATGTGGCTTCGTCTTTTTCCACTCTATGAGTTGTTCTATTACGATGAGCCTCTGATGTGTTATCGGGTTCATGAATCGATGGGAACCAAGAAACACTTCAAAGCTTTGAAAGCTGAGATGGAACTTGTCCAGGCTAAGCATCGGCCCATATTGCTCAATCTGCTGCAGGTTGGTGGTTACTGGAAGTAGAGGCTAGAAGTCTTGGAAGCGCGAATGATAGACAATGAACCGCCGCAAAAAAGAGGGTATTCGGTTGCCGTTAAGGGAGTGCGGCACGAACGAATATCCTCTTGTTTATTTTGTTTGTTAAGTTAATTGACTCTAATTTTTCTCAGATGTGAGAACGTGCATGGTTGCCGGATCAGGGAAAACATACCCTTTGGGCAGCTTCCTCATTAATTCGTTCATTACAGCGTAATCCACCTCGATATGCGTTGTAGACACAGGGGTGGAGAACCAACGATTATACAAATCACTGGGGACAAGTAATGTCATATTCTCTGACCTCCCAACTGAATGGCTTCCTGGTAGACATGCAGTGTACGCAATCCCATCTCTTCCAGCGAACGATGTTGCTCAGCCCAAGCTTTGGCTGCTGCGCCTACCTTTGTACGGGTGGCTTTATCTTGCAAAAGAGCATTTAACAATGCGCCAAGTGATTCTGCATCCTGTGGTGGCACGACCCAGCCGGTATGTTCAGGCTGGACCATCTCGGGCATACCTGCCGTACCGCTTACAATGACAGGCAGTCCGGCAAGTTGCGCCTCTGTGACGGAGAAGGGCTGCGTATCCTGTAAGCTGGGCTGTACATAAATGTCGGCATGGCGCAGGAACGAAGGTATGTTCGCCAGTTTGCCCCAGAATACGATATCAGAATCTATACCTGCCTTCATGGCCTGCACATACAATTCATTTTTTAGATTCCCTTCACCAGCAATCCAACAGACCCAATCCGAACGGATTTTCTTCAGACTGGAGAGCGCGTTAATCAATACGTGTACTCCCTTGATATACTCTAGCCTTCCTGTATAAGCAATTACTTTTTTGCCTGCTGGCTTACGCTGACGAAACTTGACCGCTGCTTGAGCGCGGTAGGCTGGCAGATCAATAGCATACGGAATCAAGCGGAATTTCCACTCAGGAACATGGAGTTCGGTCAGTGTGCTTTTAATCCAATGGCTGGAAACCAAGATGAGCTCCGATTGTGCAGCGCTACGCTCTTCCAAAGAGGTGAAGTAACGACCGCGTGTGGATTGTAAATAAGCAGTTAGAGTAAGTTGCGGGTCAGTGTTTTGAGCATCATAGAAAGTTTCGCGCGCAAGTGCTCCGTGGTAACTGGTTACCATTGGTGTGTTGCGGTTTAAAATACGTCTCATCGCGACGGCTGCTACCGGATCTTGCGCATGGATGACATCGTAATGGTCAACGCCCAGATAGGCGGCTCCCATTTCAAAGGCATACCTGTTCAATTCATAATAAGCCACGAGAGAATCGGCAGTGAACTGGGGCAAATCTGTCGGATTAAGTTTGGCTTGAAGCATGGGCCATACCTTATCTTTGGAGAAAGAACGATTGAGATTGCGAATGTACACTTCATTTTTGGCTCCGTTGGTGCCCATAATATCCACCTCTACGCCAAGAGCCATTAGCCTGTCAGCCAGCTGTTTCACATATGTCCATATTCCACCCATCTGTGTAAGCTCCCAATAGGTCACGAGCAGAACTCTCATAGTTACCTCCTTGTCACGGCCTGCACAGGCCGATCTTCTATCCTGTTAGTCTATGAAAAAAGGCAGACGAAAGGGTGGGCATTTCCGTGGAATTGATTAAAATGGGTGATTGCAAATAGCAATGGACGAGAGCAGGCATACCATATCTAGAGTAAGGTTCAACACTGCTCTACAGGAGGGATATACCGTGGCCGCATATGTGCTGGAGATTCACGAAAAGCTGCTGCAAACCGTTGTTCCGGTGAGATATATGGACATTGAATTGGCATTTGTGGGGAATGACGATGTGGATATATTTGTCGGGGGAATCAGTCACACGCGAGGGGAGCTGTATCGCTATTTTTGTCGGATTGGGGCGGATACGGGAAATCACATTATTCATAATCTCACGGTCTCATCCGATCCGTGCGAACTGCGCATCATTAGCAACAGTTCTGCACCCAATCATCTGATTATTCGCATGTACTGCAGAAGTGACCAAGGCCAGACTCTGGGTATACTTTCGGAGCATCAGATGATCAAATTGGCAGATTAAAAAGGATCACCATAATGAGGAGCGATTAACCAAAAAGTGGAGCAGGAGAAGACCTGGTCCATTTTTTGTCTTACATACGTGATCTGTTTTCCAACAAAAAAATAGCTTGACAGCAAAGGTATTTTCATTAGAATTAACCTATGCTCAAACAAGAGTTTAAAACGACGGTTTAAAACAAAAGTTTGAAACGTCGTGAATATAAGGCCGCTGGAGAGGCGGATATATAGATAGTGCCTCCAGGCCGGAAAAGAGAGTGGAGAGAGTGAAACAACAAACAGCAGTGCCTCAGAACCCGGCGGAGTTTTCGATTAAAACGATTATTCTGCCGCTACTGGCTATTATCGTCGGGATGATTATGGTCATCTTGGACAGCACGGTGGTCAACGTGGCGATTCCGAATCTGGTTCAATATTTTGAGACCGATCTGAAGACCATTCAATGGACGGTTACAGGATACACGTTGGCTTTGTCAGCCGTTATTCCGCTGGCGGGATGGTTGACCGACCGATTCGGTGCCAAAAGAGTATTTCTGTTCACGATCGCGATGTTTACTCTGGGTTCAGTATTATGTTCGATCGCGCAATCTCCTGAACAATTGATTATTTACCGTATCATCCAGGGACTTGGCGGAGGCATGGTTGCTCCGATTGGTATGGCGATGGTATTCCGTCTGGCTCCTCCTGAAAGAAGAGGTTCTATCATGGGTATGCTCGGGATTCCCATGCTGTTGGCCCCTGCGCTGGGTCCGGTATTATCGGGTTGGTTCATTGAATCACTCAGCTGGCACTGGATCTTCCTGATCAATCTGCCGATTGGTATTGCCGCGTTTATTCTATGTATCAAATTCCTGCCGGATACGGATCGTGGACGCACGCCTGCACTTGATCTGCTCGGTATGATTCTGGCACCAATCGCATTCTCGATGCTCGCATACGGTGTAAGTGAAGGCGGAACAAGCTGGACGTCTGCAACAACACTGACAGGTGTGATTGTCGGAGGCGTGGCGCTGATCCTGTTCATTATCGTTGAGCTTCGTCACAAGAATCCGCTGTTGGAACTTCGGGTGTTCAAATCCTCTGATTTCACACGGGGTATTATTCTGGCATGGGTATCACAAGTCGCTTTGTTCGGGGCGATGATTTTGATCCCACTTTATCTGCAACAAATTAAAGGCTACACTGCACTGGAAACAGGACTCATTTTGCTCCCGCAGGCGCTGGCTTCGGGTGTGGGTATGCCACTTGGTGGACGATTATTTGATAAAATCGGTGCAAGACCGCTGGCTTTCGTGGGTCTGGGTATCATCTCGGGTGCCTTGTTTATTCTGTCTTCGATTACCGCGGAAACGGGTCTTGGTCTGATCATTCTCAGTCTGGTCATGATGGGATTGGGTATGGGCTTTTCCATGATGCCACTCAATACGCATGTACTGAATGCTGCTCCACGTAAGCTGGTAGGTCGGGTTACCCCGCTTACTGCTGCTGCACAGCAAGTGGTTGTATCCTTTGCAGTTGCCGGCTTGACCGGATTCCTGACCTCCCATATTGCAAGCAATACAGCTGGAGCAACTGATGCAGCAGGTATGGTGAATGGATTAGTGGCTGGTTTTAACGACACCTTCTTCCTGGCAGCGTGCATTGCCTTGTTTGGATGTCTGCTCAGTCTGATCCTGCGTAAACCCAAACGGATGGAGGAAGAGTCCCTTCAAACAGGGGATCAGCCTGATCCTGCAATGATGATGGGACACTGATTCTAATAAGCTGATTTAATTTTTAGGCAGTTCAGAGCATCTTTCTGAACTGCCTTTTTGTTTTATTTAAAAGAAAATGCTCAAGGCTGTCATCATTTCCCGAAATGAAGCAGCGTATCGGTCAGGGGAGAAGGAGATGGCCATATGCTGTCTGCCCTGAATGCGAATATATTCCCGCAGCTTTTTGTTGCGCATAAGGTCTACTGCTTCTGATACAGCGGTATTCACATTGCCAATCGGATAGAATTTTCCCGTTTGGTTATGTGTAATAAAGGACCTTACGCCATCCGAATCGGTACTGAGTACCGGGCAGCCGCAGCTGATGGCTTCAGCAACGGCGTATCCAAACCCTTCAAGCAGCGAAGTCGACAGCATGATTCCTCCGGAAGCAGCCACCATGGAGTAGAATGTAGGCATCTGGGAATGGGGAACATTGATAAAGATGCCAATCCGATCTTCAAGCCCGTACTCCGCAAGCATGTGTCGAAACATGACCTCGTCCTCTGGATTGGCCAAGGTGGGATCGTGGAACAACCATAGTCTGGCTTTCGGAATTTTTTTAATGATTTTCCTGGATATCGTCAAATATTCCCGCCAGTTTTTGTTGTGTTCGAGCCTCCCGACCCATGCAAGTACCGGATAGGGAGGGGTATCCACCGAAACTGGGGCAAAGGTATTGGTATCCAGCATATTGGGAATGACAAACCGGTGAAGCCATGGACACATATGGATGAACAGCTCCAGTAAATGATCCGTTGGAGGGATGACCGCTGCATCACAGTGGGCTTGCAGATAAGGTACTCCCATCTGGATGGTTTCCAGAGCCTGTTCACGCGTCCCAAGCCCCTGTGCTTCATAGATAATGCGTCCTTTATACCCGAGGGCTCTTAATCTGCCCGGCATGGCAATATCGGAGGTAACAATAATGGCATCATAACGATGATGATGAATCAAACTGTGAATTTCCTCATCACTGGAAGTGGTGAAGACCGGCGTGCTGGTATTGTTCTGCATTCCCGAGCCAGGGTTCAGATACAATACATGCGCTTCGATGCCATGGCGTTGCAGAACGGCTGTACGCAATCGGTTTAACGTATCTACACCGCCGCTTGGAACAAAAAATGTGAATAGTACTTTCACACGGTTCACCCTCTGACTTTTGTGCAGGTGCTTATGCTCCTGTATTCTAAGGTACGTTGCCCCAGAGTCCAGGGTGTGGGTGAATGAAGTGTTGTTCACATTTTAGACACATATTTTTAAGCTTTCTTTTAAGTGACCTTAAGCTGCATTTAGGCTACAGCACGTAAGATACAAGGAACTTCCCGTGTTGACCATCAGAAGAAAGCGATGATGGCACACGGGTATTTTAACGGGAAAGGATGAATGATGTGCTCGAAGTGAAACAGGTAAGCAAGGTATTTGATGGACGGCGCGGCGTGCATCAACTGGATTTCACAATGGAGCGCGGTGAGATTGTTGGATTTTTGGGACCGAATGGTGCCGGGAAAACCACAACGATGCGAATGATTACGGGCTATTTGCATCCAACAGCAGGCTCCATTTCAGTGGATGGCATATCGGTGCACGATCAGGGCAGGAGCGTCCGTTCCAAGATCGGTTATCTGCCAGAGACACCGCCGCTTTATCCAGATATGACGGTACAGTCGTATCTGAAATTCGTCGCTAATCTCAGGGATGTTCCGACACGTGAAGTGAAACTGCGGATCAGTGAGATGGTGAGCAGGCTGGGTCTTCAAGGCCGTGAAAAGCAACTGGTGCGCGGGCTGTCCAAAGGGTACAAGCAGCGTCTGGGTCTGGCTGGAGCCATTATTCACAAACCGGATTTGCTCGTGTTGGATGAGCCGACTTCAGGTCTTGATCCGAATCAGATTATGGAGATACGGGATTTGATCCGTGAACTGGGTGAGAATCATACAGTGCTGCTCAGTACACATATTTTGCCGGAAGTGAGCGCGCTGTGTAATCGCATGTTAATTATTAACCAGGGACAGCTCGTATTGGACGGTTCACCGCAGCATTTTGGTTCCGCGATGGGGGACCGGTTCAAGGTATCCATTGAAGTGAAGGCAACAGAGCAGCAATTACATAATGTGCTGACACCTTGGGAGAAGGTACGGAGCGAAGTTATTCCAGCAGCGGATGGACAGGTATCCACCGGTTCTGCTCATACGGTTAAAATGCTGCTTACCGGCGAATCTTCCGATGATTTCCGGGAAGAATTGTTCTACCTTTTGTCTGGTGCAGGCTTGCCGATCCTGGAAATGAAGAAAGAAAATCTCAGTCTGGAACAGATTTTCCTGAAGCTGACCACAACGGAAACGGAATCCGAAGCGGAACTGGCAACGCTGGAGACTGAAACTGATAAAGTGCAGATCGCCAATCAGGCGACAGGTGAAGAGGCCAATTTGGGAACCACTTCAGATCTGAAGCAATCAACTAAGTCCGAGAGCGCTTCAGCTGATTCCCACACAGGGGAGGGTTCCAAATGAGACGAATGATGGCGGTTTGCAATAAAGAACTGCAGGCATACTTCCTGTCACCGACGTCGTATTTCGCTTTTGCCGTATATGTACTGATGACAAGTTTGCTGTTCTACTCCAGCTTTGTCTATTACCAGCCAAGCATTGTGGATTATCGCCTGGTGCTGGGAGACACGTTATCCATGCTGCTGTTTGTGGTGCCGTTGCTGACGATGCGACTGGTGGCAGAGGAATTCCGGCAGGGAACGGACGAACTTTTGTTGACTTCACCTGCACGGGTGACCGAGATTATTTTTGGTAAATATTTGGCGTCCCTCGCCATTCTTGTTGTACTTATTCTGTGCAGTCTAGTGTACCCGTTTATTATGTCCTTCTTTGGTGAACTGGATCTGACATCCGTCTGGTTGTCTGCACTGGGTCTCTTTTTCCTGGGCGGCAGTATGATGGCGATTGGACTGTTTGCTTCCACGTTATCTCAGCACCAAATGGTGTCTGCGGTAGCCGGTTTTATTATTTTGCTCGTATTGTGGATGCTTGATTCATTTGCAGGCAATTCTGGATCTGCGTTACAGCAATGGCTGGACCCGTTTGCGCTGACGAACCGGTTTGACAGCTTCACGAAGGGTGTACTTAGTGGCCCAGATATATTGTATTACGTGACGCTCTCAGGTGTGTTTCTGCTGTTAAGCATTCAAATTGTGGAACGGAAGCGGTGGAGGTGAGAAGATGAAAAAATGGTTGAGTCATACCAACAGTACCGTGCTGTCTGTAGCGGTGGTTGGCATCTTTATTTTGCTGACCCTGTTTCTGAATTCGCTTGGCGGCTTCCAACTGGATCTGACCTCGAATAAACAATACACCTTGTCAGATCAGTCTCTTACCGCGATCAAAAACGTAAAAGAAGACGTCAACATTCTGGTGTTAACCGTTGAAAATGCGAATAATACGGTCTTGAACCGCGAAGTATCGGATATGGTTCAGGAATATACGAAACGCAACAGCAAACTGAAGATGAAGCAATACAATCTGACGCAGGAGCCTGCGCTGGCCTCCAAATATGGCATCACAGGCAGCTCCATTGTATTGGAACAGGGAGATCAGCATAAAGTCATTGATATCGCCAGTCTATTCACGGCTGTCGGGGATGGAAGCGATGGATCGTACCAGTTCACGGGTGAGGAAAAGTTGACACAAGCGCTAATGAACCTGTCTTCCACGGAGATGCACAAGATGGTCTTTCTGACAGGACATGAGGAGCTTGGCCTGGATCAACTGACTACGCTGCGCTCATCTTTGGAACAGAATAATATCACGACAGAAGAACTTCAGCTGAATCAGGCAGGTCAGGTTCCAGAAGATGCGGACGTACTCGCGATTATTGGGCCACAGCGGGATATTAGTGATACTGAACTTAAGGCCATTCGGACATATCTGAGTAACGGAGGTAAATTGCTGTTATCTCTCGGTTTTCACGAGGACATGAAATTGACTTGGAAAAATATCGATGCACTCATGACAGATTATGGCGTGGTTGATGAGCATGCTGTCATGGTGGATAATCAGCAAGCCAGCACAATGGGCCCACTGTGGGTCGTGCCAGAGTATGGTTCCCATGCCATCACAGATAAACTGTCAGAAAGCAAACTGTATCCGATGTTATCCCTGTCCATTGCTTTGACAAGCAAAGAGCAGGATAAATACACCTTGTCGCCGCTCATTCATTCATCCAATGACAGTTATGGCGAGACAAACATTGCAGGTTTATTGCAGAACGAAACATCCAACGATCCGGATCAGGACGTTCAAGGCCCGGTTGAGCTTGGATATGCGGCGGATACAACGGATGGCAAACCGAAGGCAGTTATTCTGGGCTCATCCATTTTCATGCAGGACTCGGAAATAGCGAACGGCGGAAATCGGGATTTTATTCTGAATACCGTCAATTATTTAAGTGAAAAAGAAGATGGGGTAACGATCCGGCCACGGGTACAATCCGGTTATCAAACGGCGTATTTGGATGGTGAACAAGCCAGAACCATTTTCTTCGTGGCTATTGTCGCATTCCCGTTCATCTTTGTTATGATAGGTGTACTCTTATGGTGGAGGCGCAGACGCGTATGAAAAAATGGGTCCCAACGATTCTAGTCTTATTGGTCTTGATTATCGGGTGGGTCTATGCGGCCAGTCAAAATTATTTTCGTGAAGAGGAAGCGGAGAAGGTCAAGTTACTTGGGATTAAGTCTGCCGATATTCAGTCCATCACGATTCATGATAACCATACAGACACATCAGGTGCTTCAACATCCTCATCTTCACAATTGGAATTAAAGAATGGCGTATGGCGTATGGTGGAACCCAAGGCTTATCCTCTGAATGGGTATACGGTTAGCAGCTGGCTTGATGCCTTAAGTGGTGCAGATCAGGAGCTGGTTGTAAAAGAAGAGCCGAAGGATCTCGACAAGTATGGATTGGGTTCAGATGCAACGCTGCTGGATATTCAATTAAAGGATAACCGTGAGATCAAATTGAGCATCGGTGGCCAGCTGCCAGCAGATGACGC
Above is a window of Paenibacillus sp. E222 DNA encoding:
- a CDS encoding ABC transporter permease subunit encodes the protein MRRMMAVCNKELQAYFLSPTSYFAFAVYVLMTSLLFYSSFVYYQPSIVDYRLVLGDTLSMLLFVVPLLTMRLVAEEFRQGTDELLLTSPARVTEIIFGKYLASLAILVVLILCSLVYPFIMSFFGELDLTSVWLSALGLFFLGGSMMAIGLFASTLSQHQMVSAVAGFIILLVLWMLDSFAGNSGSALQQWLDPFALTNRFDSFTKGVLSGPDILYYVTLSGVFLLLSIQIVERKRWR
- a CDS encoding NAD-dependent epimerase/dehydratase family protein; its protein translation is MDGAELTGKKVLITGASGFTGRHAVAYFKTVGAAVAAVVRRAGIHSFGDGVAVHVCDLNDKQQVRHLIEEVKPDYVLHLAGKNSVPDSWSDPLLVLETNVMAVLYLLDALRSCPAARTVIVGSRLKYTPEPGRPPQPPHPYSLSKALEEMVSLSWMSLFGQQIMLAEPGNLIGAGPSTGICSLLARHIVACEHQGKTEAFRLSGRDNTRDFLDVRDAVRAYATLLVQGTTGNVYPVVSGTERSLGEIADTLLTMTEAEVPVRWDGASSGPDGARNQEELSALRKLGWQPLIPFTQSLRDILSDVRTQQGRATT
- a CDS encoding glycosyltransferase family 4 protein; its protein translation is MRVLLVTYWELTQMGGIWTYVKQLADRLMALGVEVDIMGTNGAKNEVYIRNLNRSFSKDKVWPMLQAKLNPTDLPQFTADSLVAYYELNRYAFEMGAAYLGVDHYDVIHAQDPVAAVAMRRILNRNTPMVTSYHGALARETFYDAQNTDPQLTLTAYLQSTRGRYFTSLEERSAAQSELILVSSHWIKSTLTELHVPEWKFRLIPYAIDLPAYRAQAAVKFRQRKPAGKKVIAYTGRLEYIKGVHVLINALSSLKKIRSDWVCWIAGEGNLKNELYVQAMKAGIDSDIVFWGKLANIPSFLRHADIYVQPSLQDTQPFSVTEAQLAGLPVIVSGTAGMPEMVQPEHTGWVVPPQDAESLGALLNALLQDKATRTKVGAAAKAWAEQHRSLEEMGLRTLHVYQEAIQLGGQRI
- a CDS encoding glycosyltransferase codes for the protein MNPSVSIVIPFYNDPYVPQAIQSALNQTYTDVEIIIVNDGSTRYEELLKPYRPYIYVLGKSNGGTASALNHGIRHASGDYIAWLSSDDLLYPDKIRHQVEFMQRENVLISHTNFNYINEHSAVTKLNGGAEPMAEPDWLRLFVYGNPVNGCTVMIRKDLFSGVGLFNELLPYTHDLDLWMRILLNGHRFPYLNESLTAYRRHGGMGTLRHSDAIGREASMVWSRYREPLLQRIAAMGG
- a CDS encoding SDR family oxidoreductase, whose product is MKLMILGGNGMAGHILVDYFRRQGVHSVFYTTRDVSDPNGLLLDVNDCFMVDRLVEAVHPDVIVNAVGVLNSFADEDKITAYHINGFLPHRLRRVADTIGARLIHISTDCVFSGDRGAYREDDVTDGTSAYAITKALGEVHDAGHLTIRTSIIGPEIRKGGIGLMHWFMSCTGEVGGYTRVFWNGVTTLELAKWVDHYLASPVSGLIHLAHPVPVSKHDLLVLFKQTWNKQDVVVVPDDSVVQDRTLVSTREDVKTDLPDYSTMLKELALWMEQS
- a CDS encoding glycosyltransferase family 4 protein → MKVLFTFFVPSGGVDTLNRLRTAVLQRHGIEAHVLYLNPGSGMQNNTSTPVFTTSSDEEIHSLIHHHRYDAIIVTSDIAMPGRLRALGYKGRIIYEAQGLGTREQALETIQMGVPYLQAHCDAAVIPPTDHLLELFIHMCPWLHRFVIPNMLDTNTFAPVSVDTPPYPVLAWVGRLEHNKNWREYLTISRKIIKKIPKARLWLFHDPTLANPEDEVMFRHMLAEYGLEDRIGIFINVPHSQMPTFYSMVAASGGIMLSTSLLEGFGYAVAEAISCGCPVLSTDSDGVRSFITHNQTGKFYPIGNVNTAVSEAVDLMRNKKLREYIRIQGRQHMAISFSPDRYAASFREMMTALSIFF
- a CDS encoding DHA2 family efflux MFS transporter permease subunit; translated protein: MKQQTAVPQNPAEFSIKTIILPLLAIIVGMIMVILDSTVVNVAIPNLVQYFETDLKTIQWTVTGYTLALSAVIPLAGWLTDRFGAKRVFLFTIAMFTLGSVLCSIAQSPEQLIIYRIIQGLGGGMVAPIGMAMVFRLAPPERRGSIMGMLGIPMLLAPALGPVLSGWFIESLSWHWIFLINLPIGIAAFILCIKFLPDTDRGRTPALDLLGMILAPIAFSMLAYGVSEGGTSWTSATTLTGVIVGGVALILFIIVELRHKNPLLELRVFKSSDFTRGIILAWVSQVALFGAMILIPLYLQQIKGYTALETGLILLPQALASGVGMPLGGRLFDKIGARPLAFVGLGIISGALFILSSITAETGLGLIILSLVMMGLGMGFSMMPLNTHVLNAAPRKLVGRVTPLTAAAQQVVVSFAVAGLTGFLTSHIASNTAGATDAAGMVNGLVAGFNDTFFLAACIALFGCLLSLILRKPKRMEEESLQTGDQPDPAMMMGH
- a CDS encoding glycosyltransferase; this translates as MEPKVSIVIPFYNCAYIDQAVHSAIHQTYPHIEVIVVDDGSKKHVERLQPFMDRIRYIRKKNGGTATALNEGIKRATGDYFVWLSSDDVMLLDRVEKQLKFMLDVKASFCHGAYHYVDANSEWMDTVRPEVGSRLEMLQVLTEGCPINGCTVMLEMDAFRKFGMFDTEFRYTHDYEMWLRLFPLYELFYYDEPLMCYRVHESMGTKKHFKALKAEMELVQAKHRPILLNLLQVGGYWK
- a CDS encoding ABC transporter ATP-binding protein, with amino-acid sequence MLEVKQVSKVFDGRRGVHQLDFTMERGEIVGFLGPNGAGKTTTMRMITGYLHPTAGSISVDGISVHDQGRSVRSKIGYLPETPPLYPDMTVQSYLKFVANLRDVPTREVKLRISEMVSRLGLQGREKQLVRGLSKGYKQRLGLAGAIIHKPDLLVLDEPTSGLDPNQIMEIRDLIRELGENHTVLLSTHILPEVSALCNRMLIINQGQLVLDGSPQHFGSAMGDRFKVSIEVKATEQQLHNVLTPWEKVRSEVIPAADGQVSTGSAHTVKMLLTGESSDDFREELFYLLSGAGLPILEMKKENLSLEQIFLKLTTTETESEAELATLETETDKVQIANQATGEEANLGTTSDLKQSTKSESASADSHTGEGSK